ATGAAACCAAGCAACACAGACTCGAGTCGCGTCGTCCGCGTGTAGTCCTTTTCGTTGGGATACGGTGGCGACGTAATCACGGCATCCACCGATCCGGGTTGCAGCAGGACCGCGAGGGCGCGCGCGTCCGCTTGATGGACGATTGCCGGGATTGCGGATTTGGATTGAAGATGGCGGACGTCTTCGGCTACTCGTTTTACCGCACGAAGCCACGGACCAACTACCGCTGAATCCTTTTTGATCGCGCCTACGCCGATTTCAGGTCCGAAATGCAAATTGCTGATTTCATTTACCAGGCTTTTTGCCAAAGCGATGTGTTCGTGAGCCAATAAACGCGGTTCTCGATTGGCTTCTAAAACCTCAATCAGCACCAGAACCTTGTGGAGAGGTAGCGGACTGATCGAATTCGTCAGTAGGATTTTGACCAACTCCGGAGGCAGTTCCCGAAGAGTAGTTTGCGGCTTGGTCTGCCGACCGAACAGCTCAAGAACTCCTTCGTCCCGAATTCCCTGCTCGTCGAGTTTTCCCAGAGTCAGCTTCGCAACCATTGACGCATGCGCGACCAACTGGTCTGGGTCAACGTCCCAATCGACCTTTGTGCGGCTGGCAAATACCGCCATCGGGTTTGTCTCAATCCCGCAACTTGGTATGCCGAGCTTCTTGCATTCAACTATGGTTGTGCCAGTCCCGCAAAATGGATCTAAGACATGGTGCTTGGCGTCCAAACCGAACCGCTCGACGTATGTCCGGACAACATGAGCTGGATAAGATAATACAAAACGATACCAGTCGTGGGCAGCTCGATCTTCCACGCGCAGTTTGTTATCCTCGCGTGTTTTCGGCGCAGCGACGATTGGTGGCGGTGCAATCTCAACCAGGTTCATCGTTTCTGAATTGACGGTAGAAAAACTTGCCTGCTTCTGCCAGTGAATTGATAGCCGGGCGCTTTGCTGTTCATCGCCTCGAAGAGTCCGCCAATCAGGTCGTAGGTGTCGGCGGGCGTGGTGCAGTCATCGAGGATTTTGGCAACGAAGTATTTGGGCAGCAGGTCAATGTCCTCGGCGAACAGCGCGACGAGCATTTGCAGGATGAAGCGTTGGGCCGTCTCGCGATCCACGCCGCGTTTGATCTGGAGTTTGAAGCAGTCGGCCAGCGCGTCGGCGGCCTGGCGGGTGACGCTTTCGCGGTCATTTTCGAAGGTGGGCCGGGGCGAGCCCGGCGCGAGAAAGGCCAGCGGTCCCCAGCGCCCGGGCAAATCCTTCAGCGCGAGCGTGTCCTTGGGCGTGTCGAGGTCGGTGTCGAAATCGTAAACGCGGAACTCGTCGAAGTTGCAGAGGACGACGTAGCGCGGGCGGTTGGGCACGAGACGCGTCCAGTAGTCGAAAGCCTGACGGTAATGCTTTTGCAGGTCCGTGCCGCGCTTCTTCATCTCGACGAGCACGATGGGTTTCCAGACGAGGTCGGCGAAGCTGGTGCCGCCGGTGTCGACCTTGCTCACGCGCATTTCGAGCGTGGCGCCAGCTTCCTTGAGTCCGCCGGGAAAGCCGAAAGCTTGAAACAGGTGGTCGAGGAAGATTTGGGCCTCTCCCTTTTCGTCGCCCGTGATGTGCTTGGCGCACCACGCGGTAAATTCGGCGAGTTGGTCCCGGCTTGGCATGGCGTGGTTTGTAGCGGAATCACTCGACGCCAGCAATGCGGAAGGCACGCGGTGGAGGTTCAACTGCGGCCAGAACGCGGTTTACGCCGGCCGCCACGCGCTGCCCAAGGCGCGGCGGTAATTGTAGCGGCGGTCTATGACCGCCGACGGCACTCACAGAGTGCCGCTGCAGAATCCAAACCCCGGAAGTCAGCCATGGCTTCCGGGGGTTTTTGTTGCGGCAAGCCAGCCTTCACCGGCAATTGTGTCATTTCAAAAACTTGTTGCGTCGTCAAATGGCTACGCGTATTTTGTAGTCACATAGCTACACAATGAACCTGCGACGCGACGTATTTCAAGCCATCGCCAACCCGACGAGACGGGCCATCCTGCTGCTGGTGGCCTCGCAATCCATGACGGCGGGGGCGATTGCGGCGAACTTCGACACCGCCCGGCCGACGGTTTCCAAGCACCTGCAAATCCTCACCGAGTGCGAACTGCTCGCCCAGGAACAAAACGGCCGCGAGATTTACTACCATCTGAACCCCCAAAAAATGAAGGAGATTGCCGACTTCATCGAGCCGTTCCGCCAGATGTGGGAGGGCCGGTTCAACAAGCTGGAATCCGTAATGAAAAACCTCAAAGCAAAGAAGTAAAATCCCATGGAACACAAAACTCAAATCCACGCCGAAGCCGGCCAGCACGACCTGACGATCACGCGGGAGTTTGAGCTGCCGTTGGAACTGCTCTTCAAGGCCCATGTCGAACCCGAACTGGTGGCGCAATGGATGGGCACCAAGGTGCTGAAGCTCGAAGGCCGCCCGCACGGCAGCTACCACTTTGAAACCG
This genomic stretch from Verrucomicrobiia bacterium harbors:
- a CDS encoding type IIL restriction-modification enzyme MmeI, which produces MPSRDQLAEFTAWCAKHITGDEKGEAQIFLDHLFQAFGFPGGLKEAGATLEMRVSKVDTGGTSFADLVWKPIVLVEMKKRGTDLQKHYRQAFDYWTRLVPNRPRYVVLCNFDEFRVYDFDTDLDTPKDTLALKDLPGRWGPLAFLAPGSPRPTFENDRESVTRQAADALADCFKLQIKRGVDRETAQRFILQMLVALFAEDIDLLPKYFVAKILDDCTTPADTYDLIGGLFEAMNSKAPGYQFTGRSRQVFLPSIQKR
- a CDS encoding DNA methyltransferase; protein product: MNLVEIAPPPIVAAPKTREDNKLRVEDRAAHDWYRFVLSYPAHVVRTYVERFGLDAKHHVLDPFCGTGTTIVECKKLGIPSCGIETNPMAVFASRTKVDWDVDPDQLVAHASMVAKLTLGKLDEQGIRDEGVLELFGRQTKPQTTLRELPPELVKILLTNSISPLPLHKVLVLIEVLEANREPRLLAHEHIALAKSLVNEISNLHFGPEIGVGAIKKDSAVVGPWLRAVKRVAEDVRHLQSKSAIPAIVHQADARALAVLLQPGSVDAVITSPPYPNEKDYTRTTRLESVLLGFIKSKDDLRRLKQNLVRSNTRSVYKSDTDDRLVENHDAIQQIAEAIERRRIELGKTSGFERLYARVTKLYFGGMLRHLMDLRPVLRPGAQLAYVVGDQASYLRVMIRTGQLIADLAKSVGYEVVGIDLFRTRLATATKEQLREEVVILRWPGPPKLNG
- a CDS encoding metalloregulator ArsR/SmtB family transcription factor produces the protein MNLRRDVFQAIANPTRRAILLLVASQSMTAGAIAANFDTARPTVSKHLQILTECELLAQEQNGREIYYHLNPQKMKEIADFIEPFRQMWEGRFNKLESVMKNLKAKK